The following are encoded in a window of Scophthalmus maximus strain ysfricsl-2021 chromosome 6, ASM2237912v1, whole genome shotgun sequence genomic DNA:
- the fbxo42 gene encoding F-box only protein 42, translating to MSRSPDNEDGCFVAMDTEDDGTEPAGITEEVEAKMGSWPQEGTMESGAKGGERTMLELPEEVLEYILSFLSPYQEHKTAALVCKQWYRLIKGVAYQCYHGFLRAVQEGNIQWESRTYPYPGTPITQRFSHSACYYDSNQSMYVFGGCTQSSCNAAFNDLWRLDLNSKEWIRPLASGSYPSPKAGATLVMHKDLLVLFGGWTRPSPYPLHQPERFFDEIHTYSPSKNWWNCIVTTHGPPPMAGHSSSVIGNTMVVFGGSLGARQMSNEVWVLDLEQWSWSKPPISGPLPHPRGGQSQIVIDDQTLLILGGCGGPNALLKDAWLLHMDAPPWKWQQLQVENEDHGAPELWCHPACRVGQCVVVFSQAPSGRAPLSPSLNSRPSPISATPAPLGPEPPSLRSQSPVRSGAAGVVLGAVEEAPCVNGRWGTLRPRPSARGSARDGSPSSSQQPSPSQGPDSPPLPPHPLLNGSSPSPRTSPAQAASPPSRPHLPASTDYGWESPPSVSHHSDVPSTNGLHTPPASSPHTPPGAVSPAALRRGLEAVKNKSSSSLPSSSSSSSSQTQGASPVGGGGGAGPPGTPPSSSSSPPQAAGADGHAIPPIARRLGHHPPQSLNVGKPLYQSLNCKPMQMYVLDVSRAKAAGVVSWRVYGNGTPAAVTGPPETSLHTVVQGRGELIIFGGLMDKKQNVKYYPKTNALYFVRAKR from the exons ATGTCCCGCTCCCCTGACAATGAGGATGGATGctttgttgccatggatacagAGGACGATGGTACAGAGCCTGCTGGGATAACTGAGGAAGTAGAGGCAAAGATGGGGTCCTGGCCACAAGAAGGGACCATGGAAAGTGGTGccaaaggaggggagagaacgATGTTGGAGTTGCCAGAGGAAGTTCTTGAATATATTCTGTCATTCCTCTCACCTTACCAGGAACACAAGACTGCTGCGCTTGTATGTAAGCAGTGGTATCGCCTTATTAAAG GTGTTGCTTATCAGTGCTATCATGGTTTCTTGAGAGCTGTCCAGGAGGGAAATATCCAGTGGGAAAGTCGCACATACCCATATCCAGGAACCCCCATCACTCAGCGTTTCTCACACA GTGCATGTTATTATGACTCCAACCAGTCCATGTATGTGTTTGGGGGTTGCACTCAGAGTAGCTGCAATGCTGCCTTCAATGACCTATGGAGACTTGACCTCAACAGCAAGGAGTGGATCCGCCCTTTAGCCTCAG GCTCTTATCCATCTCCTAAAGCGGGGGCAACTCTGGTGATGCACAAAGACCTGTTGGTGCTGTTTGGGGGCTGGACTCGCCCAAGCCCTTACCCACTGCACCAACCAGAAAGGTTTTTTGATGAGATCCACACCTACTCTCCTTCAAAGAATTG GTGGAACTGTATCGTAACAACACATGGACCTCCACCTATGGCTGGCCACTCTTCCTCTGTAATCGGAAACACCATGGTGGTGTTCGGGGGATCATTGGGAGCACGTCAAAT GAGTAATGAAGTCTGGGTTCTGGATCTGGAGCAGTGGTCCTGGTCCAAACCTCCCATATCTGGCCCGTTGCCACACCCACGAGGAGGCCAATCACAA ATTGTCATTGATGATCAGACTTTGCTCATCTTGGGAGGATGTGGTGGTCCTAATGCA CTCCTTAAAGATGCCTGGCTGCTTCACATGGATGCTCCACCATGGAagtggcagcagctgcaggtggaaAACGAAGACCATGGAGCTCCAGAGCTTTGGTGTCACCCAGCTTGTAGG gTGGGCCAGTGTGTGGTCGTTTTTTCACAGGCGCCATCTGGCCGTGCACCACTCAGCCCAAGTCTTAACTCTCGGCCCTCCCCTATAAGTGCCACACCTGCCCCCCTGGGCCCCGAACCGCCTTCCCTGCGCTCTCAGTCTCCTGTTCGGAGCGGGGCCGCGGGTGTTGTCCTGGGAGCTGTTGAAGAGGCTCCGTGTGTAAATGGTCGATGGGGAACCCTGAGACCTCGGCCCTCAGCGAGAGGGAGTGCCAGAGATGGAAGCCCGTCCTCATCCCAACAGCCGTCTCCCTCGCAAGGCCCAGACAgcccccctcttcctccacatcCATTATTAAATGGGTCCTCTCCTTCACCCCGGACCAGCCCAGCCCAGGCTgcatctcctccctctcgccctcACCTGCCTGCCTCCACAGACTATGGTTGGGAGTCTCCCCCTTCTGTCTCTCACCACTCTGACGTGCCCAGCACTAATGGCCTGCATACACCTCCTGCAAGCTCCCCACACACTCCCCCTGGAGCAGTGTCCCCGGCTGCCTTACGACGAGGTCTGGAGgcagtaaaaaacaaatcttcctcATCTTtaccatcttcatcatcatcgtcttcctCTCAGACACAGGGAGCTTCTccagtaggaggaggaggaggagcgggtcCTCCTGGaactcctccctcatcctcttccAGCCCTCCACAGGCCGCTGGAGCTGATGGACATGCTATCCCGCCTATTGCACGGCGTCTTGGCCATCACCCACCCCAGAGCCTGAACGTAGGAAAACCTCTGTACCAGTCTCTTAATTGCAAGCCCATGCAGATGTATGTTCTGGACGTGTCCCGGGCCAAAGCGGCAGGGGTGGTGTCTTGGAGAGTTTACGGGAACGGGACTCCCGCAGCAGTTACAGGGCCACCGGAGACAAGCCTTCACACAGTGGTACAGGGCAGGGGAGAGCTCATCATTTTTGGAGGACTCATGGACAAGAAACAGAATGTGAAGTACTACCCTAAAACCAACGCCTTGTACTTTGTGCGCGCTAAAAGGTAA